One genomic window of Sulfuricurvum sp. includes the following:
- a CDS encoding nuclease-related domain-containing protein, producing the protein MQKIILSDHTTAQLNAAQQERQRQYHVRLFSYNEAMMKHDERKVQARARLAEAWNQRRVWETLSGFFKMIGAYVIRKPSRPIMQGAGDQEKIWSAGNEGEKKVENFLSSNLDDQWTLINGYKNAKGEIDQILVGSRGVFAIEIKYSNGTIFCDGDQWWRDKYDQYGNLVETNKPIADKRGRSPSRQVNESSDLLQSFLQKRYPSLRVYRSIIWAHDRSKLGAVNNLNVDYTAVVNDWDLGRFLRNSTYQLSQDEQQRIVESIRKDHTYYNQPRR; encoded by the coding sequence ATGCAAAAAATCATATTATCCGATCACACAACTGCGCAACTTAATGCAGCACAGCAAGAGAGACAACGTCAATATCATGTCAGGCTCTTTTCGTATAACGAAGCAATGATGAAGCATGATGAGCGAAAAGTACAGGCTCGCGCACGGCTAGCTGAGGCTTGGAATCAGCGTCGTGTTTGGGAAACCCTCAGCGGATTTTTTAAGATGATAGGTGCCTATGTGATACGTAAACCGTCTCGTCCAATTATGCAAGGTGCCGGAGATCAAGAAAAGATATGGAGTGCCGGTAACGAAGGGGAAAAGAAAGTTGAAAACTTCTTATCCTCAAATCTCGACGATCAGTGGACACTGATCAATGGTTATAAAAATGCCAAAGGGGAAATCGATCAAATTTTGGTGGGTTCGAGAGGTGTGTTTGCGATCGAAATAAAATACAGCAATGGAACCATTTTTTGTGATGGAGATCAATGGTGGAGAGACAAATATGATCAATACGGTAACTTGGTAGAAACCAATAAACCGATAGCCGATAAACGGGGAAGAAGTCCAAGCCGTCAGGTTAATGAATCATCCGATTTGCTCCAATCGTTTCTTCAAAAACGCTATCCATCACTGCGTGTATATCGCTCAATTATATGGGCGCATGATCGTTCAAAATTAGGTGCAGTTAATAATCTCAATGTCGATTACACCGCTGTGGTAAACGATTGGGATTTAGGACGTTTTTTGCGCAACTCAACGTACCAATTAAGTCAAGATGAACAACAACGTATTGTCGAATCAATTCGAAAAGATCATACTTATTACAACCAACCACGAAGATAA